CAGGCAGCGCCTGACCGTACATGCCCTTGTAGATCCAAACCTTGCACCCGATCGCGCCGTAGGTCGTGAACGCCTCGGCAATCCCGTAGTCCACGTTGGCCTGAAGCGTCTGAAGCGGAATCGAGCCCAGACGAATCTTCTCGGTGCGGGCGATTTCCGCGCCGCCCAAGCGACCGGCGATCTGGATCTTCACACCCAGCGCCCCCGCCGCCATGCACGCGTCGGCACGCATCTTCAGAACGCGGCGGAAACCCGCACGCTTCTTAAGCTGCTCCGCCACGCCTTCGGCAACGAGCTTGGCGTCGAGGTCGGCGTTCTTGATCTCGACGATGTCGATCGAGACCTTGCGGCCGGTCAGCTTCATCAGGTCGCCGGTAAGCTGCTCGACGCCCGCGCCCTTGGGTCCGATGACCAGGCCGGGGCGAGCGGTCTTGATGATGATCTTGAGTTCTTCGCGGGTGCGCTCGATGTGGATGTCCGACACGGCCGCGAAAGGCGGACGGCGGTTGAGCACATCGTCGCAGTACTTGCGAATCTTCTCGTCTTCGACCAGAAGCTGCCCGTAGAGCACCTTCGGAGCGTACCAGCGGCTGCGGTGCGCTTCGGTGATGCCGACTCGGAAACCAAATGGATGCGTCTTCTGTCCCATGTTTACCTTTCGTCAACACTCACATGAATGTGGCTGGTGCGCTTCATGATCGGGTGCGCCCGGCCGCGGTCCTTGGGCTGGTGGCGCTTCATGACCGGGCCTTCGTCGACGCGAGCGATCGTGACGACCAGCTTGCGGACATCGGCCTCGGCCTGGTCAGCGTTGGCCTTGGCCGACAAGAGCACCTTCTTGACCAGGACGGCGGCGCGCTTCTTGGAGAACTCAAGCTGCGTCAGTGCCTTGTCAAGCGGCTTGTTTCGGATCAGACCGGCGACCAGCCGCGCTTTGCGCGGGCTGATGCGGGCGAATTTGTGGGAGGCGTTGTAAGCCATGATTCAATGCTCCGGTGCTCAAAGCCCAGCGATCAGGGCGTGGCCTTTTCCTTGATGCGGTGACCTTTGAAGGTCCGCGTGAAGCTGAATTCGCCGAGTTTGTGCCCGACCATGTCTTCGGTCACGAACACGGTGTTGAAGATGCGGCCGTTGTGGACTTCGAAGGTGTGACCGACGAACTCGGGCACGATCGTGCATCGCCGGGCCCAGGTGCGGATGGGCGCCTTGCGGCTCTGCTGGTTCAGAATCTCGACCTTGCGGTAGAGCTTCTCGTCCACGAACGGTCCTTTTTTGACGCTGCGTGCCATGCGTTGCGTTCCTTATCCGATTACTTGCTGACCTTGATGATGCCGTAGCGCTTGGAGCGGCGGCGGCGGATGATCCGCTTGTTGGACGCCTTGCGCTTGTTGCGCGTCGGGCCGCCCTTGGCGAACACGCCCGTCGGCGACACCGGCGGACGACCGCCCTTGCTGCGCCCTTCACCACCGCCATGCGGGTGGGCATGGTGGCTCATCGCCATGCCGCGCACCGTCGGGCGGATGCCCAGCCAGCGCTTGCGGCCGGCCTTGCCCAGCCGGACGTTCTGATGATCCGTATTGCCGACCTGACCGATGGTCGCGCGGCAGTTGAGGGAGACCTGCCGGATTTCGCCCGACGGCAACACCAGCGTCGCCCACTTGCCTTCCTTGTTCATCAGCCGCGCCGACGAACCGGCCGAGCGGCAGAGCTGACCGCCCTTGCCGGGGGTCATCTCAATGTTGTGCAGACTCAGACCCGAGGGAATGTCCTTGATCCGCATCGCGTTGCCGACATCCGGCTCGACGGGGCCCGACCCGCTGACGACGGTCATCCCGTCGGTGAGGCCGACCGGAGCGAGGATGTACGCCTTGGTGCCGTCGGCGTACTGAAGCAGCGCGATGTTGGCGGAGCGATTGGGGTCGTATTCGATGCCGATGACGGTGGCCGGTTCATCGAAGCGATTGCGCTTGAAATCGATGACGCGGTAACGGCGCTTGTGGCCGCCGCCGCGGTGACGGACGGTGATGACGCCCTTGTGGTTGCGTCCGCCGGTCTTGACGAGCGGCTTGAGCAGCGTCTTCTCCGGCGTCTTCTTGGTGACATCGGTGAACATGTTCACCGAGCTGTTGCGCCGGCCGGCACTGGTGGGTTTGTAAACTCTGATCGCCATGAGTCGTCTTCCGTAGGCGCGACCAACGGTCGCGGCTTTGCATTAGAACAGGTCGATGCGGTCTTCTTCGTGAAGCTGGACGGTCGCCCGCTTCCAACTGGGGCTCACGCCGACGCCGTAGCGCGTCCGCTTGGTCTTGCCGTCGCGGTTCTGCGTCGCTACGCTCAGCACGCGCACCTTGTAGAGCTTCTGAACCGCGTCGCGGATCTGCTGTTTGTTCGCATCGGGATGCACCTCGAAGCTCACGCGATTGCGCGCCTGAGACTCCCAGGTGCTCTTTTCCGTAATGAGCGGCTTGATGATGATCTGGGTGGGCTGCATCAGGCGGCCTCCTCAACATTGGCGCTGGACTTGAGCGAGTCGATCCATCCCTCGAGCGTCGCCTTGTCCACCAACACAAAACGCCTCGACAGAAGGTCGTAGGCGTTGAGCTGGTCCATGTGGATGATCTGGATGTCGGCGACATTGCGGGCCGAGAGGCGCGTGTTGGCGTCTTGCGGATTGATCGCCAGCAGGCAGGTGCGGTCAATGCCCAGCGCCGAAAGCACCGAGACGAACTGCTTGGTTTTGGGGGCCTTGAAGTCAAAGGAATCGACGACCTTGATCTCGCCGTCGACGGCCTTGGCGAGCATCGCGTTGCGGGTCGCGAGGCGGCGCATCTTCACGGGCATGTCCTGGCGCCAGTCCTTGGTGCGTTTGCCGAAGGCCACGCCGCCGCCCTTCATGATGTTCGTGCGAACCGCGCCGCGGCGGGCGTTGCCGGTGCCCTTCTGGCGATAGAGCTTGCGGGTCGAACCCTCGACCTGCGAGCGGTTCTTGGTCGCACTGGTGCCCTGACGCTTGTTGGCGTGGTACATCACGTACGCCTGCTTGAGCAGGGTCGGACGGATTTCGCCGCCGAGCAGTTGCTCGTCGAGCTTGATCGTGCCGGTCTGCTTGCCGGCCAGGGAATAGACAGGTATTTCGAGCATGATCGCTTACCTGGCTCCTCATCGGAGCGATTTCGCCGCATGAAGCTCGCCTCATTACACACGAAGCGTCTTTTAGTGCGACTCGGTTTCCATTGATCCGCTCTCCGCCTCATGCGGGGAGCGGTTGAGTCTTATGTCAAACGCGGCTTTAGCCGGCGGCTTCCGCAGCTTTGCGGGCCTTGGGCTTGTAGAGCCGGGTGGCGACGCGGATCGTCACCATCGCATTGTTCGCCCCGGGCACCGGGCCCTTGACGAGCATGACGTTCTTTTCCTTGTCGATCGCGACGATGTCCAAGCTGCGCTGGGTCACGATTTCGTTACCCATCTGGCCGGACATCTTCTTGCCGCGCTTGGGGCCGCCGGTACCGCCGCGCTCGTTGCCGTAGCTGCTGATGGCGCCGGGGGAGCGGTGCTTGCGTTCGGTGCCGTGCGTGGCGGGCTGGCCCTTGAAGTTCCAGCGCTTCATCGTGCCGGCAAAACCCTTGCCCTTGCTGGTCGCCGTCACGTCGACGTACTTGATATTCTCGAAGTTTTCGACGGTCACGGCCTGACCGAGCGTGTAATTCGCCAACTCATCGGCGCTGACGCGGAATTCCTTGTGGAACCGCTGCGGGGCGACGCCGGCCTTGGCGTCATGACCGATGAGCGGCATCGTCGAGCGGCGGGGCTTGATCTCGTCGAACGCCACCTGAACCGCCGCGTAGCCGTCGTTTTCGACCGTCTTGATCTGCGTCACGTAGCACGGACCGGCCGCCACGACCGTCACCGGCACGCTCACGCCTTCAGGCGTGTAGTACCGCGTCATTCCGAGCTTGCGTCCAAGAATCGTCAACATGAGTCAAACCTCCGGGGGTCCGCTTGGCGGGGTTCTTGCCGTCCATGGCAGAGGAACACGACCCCTTTTTGATTTATGACGCCTTCAGCGGCGTCCTTATCTCTTATGCCTTGATCTTCACGAACACGCCGGCCGGGACGACCAGGCGATTGAGGGCTTCGACCGTGCGAGCGTTCGGATCGAAAATGTCGATGATCCGCTTGTGCGTGCGGATTTCAAACTGCTCGCGGCTCTTCTTGTCGATGTGCGGGGAGCGGAGCACCGTGTACCGCTCGATCCGCGTCGGCAGCGGGATCGGTCCCGAAACCTTCACATTCGTCCGCTTGGCGTGATCGACGATTTCCTTCGCCGACGCATCCAAGGCCTGGTGATCGTACGACTCCATCCGAATGCGAATCTTGCTGCCTTCCATCGCAAGCCCTTTGTCGTGATTGTCAAAGATCCAAGTCTGCCGGACCGCTGGCCCTATGCCACGGCCCCATCAAGCTAATTCACCCGGCGGCTCGTGGTTCCACTTCGCGTGGCCTGCGGGCCCATCCGGGTCGAAGATCGCCAAGTATAAGAGCTATGACCGCCCTGTCAACTGGCCAAGGACGAGATAATAGCCGCCCTTTCTCATCCCGGCAAATCGTCCGGCACACTTTCTTCGCCCTCCCCGGGCCGCACGCCGGTCTTGCGGTACTTGCTCCGACGCTGAGCATACTCCTCGGGCGAAACCGGCAAATCCGGGTCCGCCACGCCGTCCATGCACTGCTTGTGCAGCTTCTTGAGGAACGGCACGCACCACTGGCACCCCGTCCCCGCACCCAGACAATCGCTGATCAAACTCGCATGCACCGGCTTCTCCCGCTTGCAGAAGTTGACGATCTTCCGCTTGGAAACATGAAAACACAGGCATACGTGATCGTCGGCAAGCATGGGCGGAGTGCGGAATGAGGAGTGGGGAGTGGGGAGTGAAAGACGCCAAGACATTCTACCCACTCCATACTCCCAACTCCGCACTCCACACGCCGTTTGACTCATCACATGGAAAGGTTAACCTGTCTTCTCTTCCCCGTTAACCAGTCCACCACTGAACCAGTCAACCATAAAGGACTCCCCCATGGCCGAACAACCCGCTGCGATTACGTTCAAAGGCAACCCGATGACCCTGCTCGGCGCGGAGCTGAAGGTCGGCGACAAGGCCCCCGACTTCGCCCTGATCGCCACTGATCTATCGGAGAAGAAACTCGCCGATTACGCCGGCAAAACCGTCATTCTCTCCTGCGTCCCCTCTGTTGACACGGGCATTTGCGATGTCGAAACCCGCAAGTTCAACGAGAAGGCCGCGTCGCTTTCGCCCAACACGGTGATCCTGACCGCCAGCGTCGACCTGCCCTTCGCCATGAAGCGCTGGTGTGCCGCCGCCGGCGTCGACAAGGTGGTCCTGCTCAGCGACTACAAGACCCACGCCTTCGGCACCGCCTACGGCGTCCGCATCAAAGAGCTGGGCATCCTCGCCCGCTGCATCTTCGTCATCAAGAACGGCAAGGTGACCTACAAGCAGCTCGTCAAGGAAGTCGCCCAGGAACCCGACTACGACGCCGTCATCGCCGCCGCCAAATAAAAGGCGAAGATCCCAATCGCATCCCCCAGCCCGCCCCGCGAAAGCGCGGCGGGCTTTTCATTTGGGGCCCACGCCCCATTCGCACCGGCGCGCCGACCCCGCGATTTTTCGCCCTGTCCATGCGCCTTCGTTTTCACCTCAAAAGCCATGCATTTTCGCCTATTTTTCGCATCCCGCGCGCACCGGACGGCCCGGTGCGCACAGCATCAAAGCCCCCAGCGCGCCCGGTGCGCGATCGAATAAGGACTTATGGAAACACGTGCGCGCGCCGGAGGCAAATTTGCCATCCCGGTGCGCGAATTGCGAAACGCCTGTGCGCGAAGTGGGTGAAATGACCCAATGGGGCGGTCGCGTGAATCAACGACCGCTGAGCCAGTCCTTCCAGATGATTTCCTGAAACGCCCAGTTGCCGTTGGTCTGAAAGCCGACGGGTTCGAGTTGCTCCATCGCCGCGGCGGGGATTCCGATCCAACTGACGTGACCATCGAGAAAGAGCGTCTCGTAACCGTCGACATGACCGTAGTCGACCCCGTAAAGCGCCTCGCGGCGGACCCAATGATCGGCGACGATGGGCGTCGCAGCGGGATGCGTCATGAGCAAATTCGCCGACTCCCGCACGCTGTTGCCGAACGTCGCGCGGTAGTGATAGCTGATGCCTCTGGATTTCGCCGGTCCGGCGTGGCCGGGCGCGGGCCACCCGCCGTAGGTTCCGGGCGGAAAGCCCGAACCGCCCGTTTCCGTCACGGTGTTGACCACATCGTAAGCCAAAAGCGGATGCTTCCAGGTCGGGCAATAGAAGAGGCGCGCATCGGTCAGATAGCCCGCGGTCATCAGGTAGGCGAGACCCAGGGGCGTGTTGGTGGTGACCTGATAGGTCGAGTCAATCCCCCACAAACCGGGAAGCGCCGCGTTGCCCGGAGGCAACTGGCGCTTGGCGTCGTTGGCGTAGTTCAACAGCAGGATGCCCATCTGTCGCTGGGCCGACCCGCAGACGGTTCGTCGGGCCTGCTCGCGCGCCTGGGTCAGCGATGGCAACAGAATGGCGATCAAAAGCGCGATGATCGCCACGACGACCAGCAGTTCGATCAAGGTAAAGCCATGTCGCTTCATTCGCACGGTCGGACCCTTCCAAGGCGACGGCAACAGCACCATCGCGGTTCCGTCAACGCCGGCGCGACAGCGCCGTCAACATCAGCAGCGAAAGTCCAGCCGGAAGCGCCGTCGGCGTCGGGATCAATGTCGTCACCGTCAGGTTGTCAATCAGTTCGCCCGTCTCGAAGGCGCCGATCTGCATCCGAATCACGCCGGAGTTGTTGTTCCATGTGAAGGTGTAGTCATCGATGAGCGTGTTGCCGACGTAGGTCTTTGCATTGGCGCCGGCGCCGTCGGCGAAGGAAAGGGTGGACACGTCAATGCGTACTGTTGTCTGGCTGTTGAACGTGGTGGCGAAACTCGCCTGCGTACCGAGGTCAGCGGCATTGTCAAAGGCCTGGCTCTGGCCGTTGTTGCGCAACAGGATGCCGTAGTCGGTGTCCGAGCTGTTCACACGGGTCCCCGGATCCGACGTATCGTGGCCGACGCTGAAGGAAATCCAGTTGGTGTTGGACGAAGTCGGCGCGGTCCAATCGAACTGAACGCTGAATCCGCCGGCGGCGAGGATCGCCGTGCCCGTCGCGCCCGAGGCCCAATTGAACTGATTGGTGACGCCGAAGGGGCCGCCCGCGTTCTCGAAGCGGATACGACCGCTGCCCGATGCGGGCTTGATCATTCGCAACTGATTGCCGCTGATCGACTGCTGCGCGTGTTCGGATCGGACCACGACCGTGGACGCGAGCGTGCCGCCGAGTCGGCCCGCGGTCGAGGCGCTGTCGAAGTTGGCGTTGTCCGCGACATTGAAATTGTCGGAAAACAGAACGACTGACGCCTCGGTGATGCGAACCCCGCACAGAACCATGCACGCAACGGTCAGAAGTAAAAACGCGCGAGCCACAGGCGGTCGTTGATTTCTCATATCATTCCCTTTCTTGAACAGGTTGTTCGATCTCGCCGACGACGCTCGGCGTGAGTTTCTGATTGGAGCGTGCATTGAACGCCGCGCGGGCGCTTGCCGAAGCGTTTGCACCGGCATGCTCTTGTGAATCATCCGAACGAACGAGCGCAACGGAGAAATCGGCAAACGTGTGATAGCGATCGCCGGTGGCGTTGCCGTATCCGACGAGCGTGATGAAGTTGTCGGTCCATCCGCCGGGCACAATGTCCTGGACAACGGGCTGGTCCGCGTCATCGACGTACACTTCGACGCGCGCATCATTTCGGCCGTCGAAGGCGTTGCCATCGACCAAGCCGAAGATGCGGATCTCGACCGCATGCACCGTCGTCATGGCGGGCTTATCGCAGTAGATGAGTCCTTTGCCGCCGTTGAGCTTGTCGATCGCAAGCGCGTCCGCGCCGCGCCAGGCCTGAAGGTATCCGTTGTCGCGGAAGAGCACGCCCCAGTTGCCGTCGATCGTCGGCCCTTGTCCGCGAGCGCCCTGACCGGTCCCGCCCCAGTCCGACCGATCCGAAGCGCCGAACTGAATGCCCGCCCAATCTTCGCTGGTTCCATCGGCGTCGAGGACGGGATCGACCATGAAGCGGATGGACAGGTAGTTGTCGACGCCGCCGGCATCGACGTTGAAGTTGCGATCCGGCGAAGCGCTGACGATCGATACGTTGGACCTGCCCGAGATCAACAGAAGTCGGCCGGGCCATTTCGCATCGTTGATGCGCACTTTCTGAGTGGGGTCGTTCGCATCGACGATGTCGCCGCCGAATGCCGGATTCGCCCGGAGCAAGCCATAACCCTGCCGCCAGACGATGGGCGCGGGCGAACCGGACTGCGGGTCGACATGGGTTTGCGTCGCGCGATGCTCGTCGTCGACGGTTCGATCGAACGTATCGAGGCAAAGCACGCTTGCCCGCGAGACGATCCGTCCCGACGCGTTGAGACTGATCGATTCACCGGCAAGCAAGTTGTAGGTGAGCGGGGAGGCATCCGCCAGACGATCCACATCGACGCGCACGTGGCCGCGAAGGACACGGATATGGGGGTCTTTGCCGGGCTCGACGCGGAGTTTGAACGACGTGCCCAGATCGACCACGTGCACGCCATTGGGCAGGTCGACCGTAAACCCGTGCGCGCGTCCGGGCACATTCGCCTCAAGCTTCCCAGACGTGAGGCGGCCGCGGTTGGGCCCGGTCATTTGAAATTCGCACGGGCCGGTCAGGTCGACCACGGCGGTGGATTTGAACATGACTTGAGCGCGGCCGGCGGTCAGATGAATCGGACCGGATACGTCAGCGCCGAGGGCGTGTTCGGCATCGGCGAATTGCGCATCGTCGGAGACGTCGCTGAGGATGGCGAACGAAGCGGGAGAGGGGGAGAGGGGTTGGGGGTTGGGGGCGGGGGATTGGGAAGGCAGGAAGACGAAATACAGCGCGGCGGCGATTGCGATCAGCGCGGCGATTGCCGCGCCTGCCTTGAAGCTGAAACCTGACGTCTGAAACCTGACCGCTGATCCCCGATCCACAGCCCCCGATCCCTGATCCCCAAACCCCAAACCCCGATTCGCGACTTCCATGTGCAGATCGAGGTAGCGCATGTAGAGCCGGCGGGCGGCGGGGTCGGCCAGGAGCATCGCTTCGAGGCGCGACAGGTCCGCGTCCGTGATCGACCCATCGCAAACAACGGCGATCAGGTCGAGCAGTTCATCGAAATTCGCGGCGGGGGTCATCATGGCGTGAACCCCTCCGACTTGAGCTTGAGCGTGACGCAGTCGAGCAGGCGGCGGCGCACGCGATGGAGCGTCTTGTAGAGCGTCGCCACGGGCTGATGCGATGCGGCGGCGAGGTCGTGAATCGTCGAGTCGCGCCCGTAGCGATGATTCAGTAGATCACGCTGGGCCCCCGGAAGTTTTTCCAAACAATCGGTCAGCGCGCGGCGCTGGGCTTCGAGAAGCGGTTGCGCTTTGTCACGTTCGTCGGCGAGGGTTTCGATGAGCGTTTCGGAAAAATACTTGCCCCGCTGGCGGGCCTGCTTGCGGTGGCGGAGGACTTCGATGTAGGCGAAGCGCACCGCCCAGGGGACGAACGGCTGAGCCGGGTCATACTCGTCGAACTTGCGCCAGAGCGCGGCGGCGGTCTCCTGCATGACGTCCTCGGCGTCGGCGTCGGAGCCGAGCAGCGTGCAGACGTAGCGATAGACCTCCTGCTCGCAGGCGGCGAAACGTGCGACGAAATCATGCGTCGGCTCAGGGGACATTTCGGGGCTCCATATCTTCTCATCCTTTGGGGGAGGGATTGAGACAAAAAAGTTCGGAGTGGGGAGTGGGGGAACAGTACCAGACGCTTCGCCGCGGAGCCGGCTCAGCGTCGGCGTGGGCCGGCCTTTCACTCCGCACTCCCAACTCCGCACTCCACACTCCGCGTTCCGCACTCTTTCATAACTCTCGGTTTTGCACGATAATAGCGTTTGATGGTTCAGGGCGGACATGACGATGGTTTGCCGCATTGCGATGCGCATCGGGAGCGGGCAGCGGCGTGGTTCTGCACGTTGTGCAAGGCGCCCAAGTGCGATGAATGCGTCAATCACACGGGGATGTACGCGGGGGAGAACGCGGCTTGCAAGTTGTGCGGGGGTCGTGCGGTGGCGCTGCCGACGATGCGCGGGGCGCGGGAGGAGGGGATGCGCGGGGCGGGGGTGATTGATCCGCGGGAGCAGCGTTGGGAATGGATCAGGGATGTGGTCGGGCCGCCGGTGGTGTTGAATGTTTTGTGCTGGGTGCAGTTTTTGTTTACATGGTCGAGGCATGACACGGGGGCGGGATTGACGGCGGTGTTGGTATGGACGGTCGGGCCGGCGGCGGCGCTGGGGGCGACGGCGTGGATGCTCAATAGCTGGTTGGACATTTACTACGGGGCGATCGGGCCGTGTGCGGCGAAGCTGGGCGTGCTCGGGCTGGGGATGCATCTGCTTCAGATGCTGCTGTTGAGTGGATACAGTTTCGCCTTCGCGGGGGATTTGACGGACCAGACGCTGGTGCAGGCATTGAGTGTTTTGTTTCCGATGATCTTCGCGGTGCTGATGCTGCCGGCGGGCTTGTTTTATCTGGCGGCGGAGTATTTGTTCGAGTTGTCGCCGGTCGAGGCGGTGGCGACGGCGACGAGTTTTTTCGTGATGTACACGGTGGCGATGCTGGTGCTTTCGCTGGGCGGGGCGCCGCTTTGAGGGGGCGGATCATGAGCGTGGGAGCCCGACGATGAAGTGCGAAGTTCGTTGCCCGGGTTGTCGGACGGACTATGCAGTCGAGCCGGGGGCGGCGGGGGCGATGATTTTGTGCTGGTGCGGCGTGCGGTTTGTGATGAAAAGGGAAACGGGTGCGGGGGAAGTCGTCGAGGGCGAGCGGGTCAGTCGGGAGGCGGCGGAGGCGTGGACGGGGAAGCGGTTGGAGCCGTGCCCGCGGTGTCATGCGCTTCGGGAGGCGGGGATGGTGGTGTGCACGGCTTGCGGGTTTGATGTGCGGACGGGCCGGTCGGCACCGCGGGAGAACGAGGTATTGGCGGAGCAGCGTCGGGCGGCGACGGCGAGCGATCGCGCGGCGAACAAGTTCCGCGACTTCACGGCGCCGGCGCTGCTGTTGATGTTGGCGACGCTGATCGAATTGGCGGTGCTGTTCGATCCGGTGCGGCTGCTGATTGATCTGACCGGCGGGACGGTGCTGATGATCATGGGTGCGGCGGCGATCAGTCGTGTGGTCGGCGTGGAGTTTTCGCCGACGGATTCGGCGGCGCTGAAGCTATGTGCGATGGGGATGGCGACGGCGGTCGGGCGGGATGTGGCGCTGCATTGGCTGGCGCCGGCGATGCCGAGCGGGGGATTCATCAGCGCGGCGCTGGGGTCGATCGCGGCACTGGCGCCGTTGGCGATGGCGCTGTTGATCATCCCGGCGGTGATGCTGGCGCTGATGAGCCGGTGGTTTTTCCAGACGGACCCGCACGAGACGATGGCGTCGACGGCGGTGTTCTTGTTCGTGCAGACGGTGTTGTTTGCGATTTTGATTTCGACATGAATGAACGCACCCTGTTT
This genomic window from Planctomycetota bacterium contains:
- a CDS encoding 50S ribosomal protein L23, with protein sequence MQPTQIIIKPLITEKSTWESQARNRVSFEVHPDANKQQIRDAVQKLYKVRVLSVATQNRDGKTKRTRYGVGVSPSWKRATVQLHEEDRIDLF
- the rpsC gene encoding 30S ribosomal protein S3; amino-acid sequence: MGQKTHPFGFRVGITEAHRSRWYAPKVLYGQLLVEDEKIRKYCDDVLNRRPPFAAVSDIHIERTREELKIIIKTARPGLVIGPKGAGVEQLTGDLMKLTGRKVSIDIVEIKNADLDAKLVAEGVAEQLKKRAGFRRVLKMRADACMAAGALGVKIQIAGRLGGAEIARTEKIRLGSIPLQTLQANVDYGIAEAFTTYGAIGCKVWIYKGMYGQALPEEYASRAAGARPRARGRH
- the rpsS gene encoding 30S ribosomal protein S19 encodes the protein MARSVKKGPFVDEKLYRKVEILNQQSRKAPIRTWARRCTIVPEFVGHTFEVHNGRIFNTVFVTEDMVGHKLGEFSFTRTFKGHRIKEKATP
- a CDS encoding thiol peroxidase, with the protein product MAEQPAAITFKGNPMTLLGAELKVGDKAPDFALIATDLSEKKLADYAGKTVILSCVPSVDTGICDVETRKFNEKAASLSPNTVILTASVDLPFAMKRWCAAAGVDKVVLLSDYKTHAFGTAYGVRIKELGILARCIFVIKNGKVTYKQLVKEVAQEPDYDAVIAAAK
- a CDS encoding prepilin-type N-terminal cleavage/methylation domain-containing protein, with product MKRHGFTLIELLVVVAIIALLIAILLPSLTQAREQARRTVCGSAQRQMGILLLNYANDAKRQLPPGNAALPGLWGIDSTYQVTTNTPLGLAYLMTAGYLTDARLFYCPTWKHPLLAYDVVNTVTETGGSGFPPGTYGGWPAPGHAGPAKSRGISYHYRATFGNSVRESANLLMTHPAATPIVADHWVRREALYGVDYGHVDGYETLFLDGHVSWIGIPAAAMEQLEPVGFQTNGNWAFQEIIWKDWLSGR
- a CDS encoding sigma-70 family RNA polymerase sigma factor, whose product is MRIAMRQTIVMSALNHQTLLSCKTESYERVRNAECGVRSWECGVKGRPTPTLSRLRGEASGTVPPLPTPNFFVSIPPPKDEKIWSPEMSPEPTHDFVARFAACEQEVYRYVCTLLGSDADAEDVMQETAAALWRKFDEYDPAQPFVPWAVRFAYIEVLRHRKQARQRGKYFSETLIETLADERDKAQPLLEAQRRALTDCLEKLPGAQRDLLNHRYGRDSTIHDLAAASHQPVATLYKTLHRVRRRLLDCVTLKLKSEGFTP
- the rpsJ gene encoding 30S ribosomal protein S10 — encoded protein: MEGSKIRIRMESYDHQALDASAKEIVDHAKRTNVKVSGPIPLPTRIERYTVLRSPHIDKKSREQFEIRTHKRIIDIFDPNARTVEALNRLVVPAGVFVKIKA
- a CDS encoding (2Fe-2S)-binding protein; this encodes MLADDHVCLCFHVSKRKIVNFCKREKPVHASLISDCLGAGTGCQWCVPFLKKLHKQCMDGVADPDLPVSPEEYAQRRSKYRKTGVRPGEGEESVPDDLPG
- a CDS encoding 50S ribosomal protein L3, with product MLTILGRKLGMTRYYTPEGVSVPVTVVAAGPCYVTQIKTVENDGYAAVQVAFDEIKPRRSTMPLIGHDAKAGVAPQRFHKEFRVSADELANYTLGQAVTVENFENIKYVDVTATSKGKGFAGTMKRWNFKGQPATHGTERKHRSPGAISSYGNERGGTGGPKRGKKMSGQMGNEIVTQRSLDIVAIDKEKNVMLVKGPVPGANNAMVTIRVATRLYKPKARKAAEAAG
- a CDS encoding 50S ribosomal protein L22 — protein: MAYNASHKFARISPRKARLVAGLIRNKPLDKALTQLEFSKKRAAVLVKKVLLSAKANADQAEADVRKLVVTIARVDEGPVMKRHQPKDRGRAHPIMKRTSHIHVSVDER
- the rplD gene encoding 50S ribosomal protein L4, giving the protein MLEIPVYSLAGKQTGTIKLDEQLLGGEIRPTLLKQAYVMYHANKRQGTSATKNRSQVEGSTRKLYRQKGTGNARRGAVRTNIMKGGGVAFGKRTKDWRQDMPVKMRRLATRNAMLAKAVDGEIKVVDSFDFKAPKTKQFVSVLSALGIDRTCLLAINPQDANTRLSARNVADIQIIHMDQLNAYDLLSRRFVLVDKATLEGWIDSLKSSANVEEAA
- the rplB gene encoding 50S ribosomal protein L2 gives rise to the protein MAIRVYKPTSAGRRNSSVNMFTDVTKKTPEKTLLKPLVKTGGRNHKGVITVRHRGGGHKRRYRVIDFKRNRFDEPATVIGIEYDPNRSANIALLQYADGTKAYILAPVGLTDGMTVVSGSGPVEPDVGNAMRIKDIPSGLSLHNIEMTPGKGGQLCRSAGSSARLMNKEGKWATLVLPSGEIRQVSLNCRATIGQVGNTDHQNVRLGKAGRKRWLGIRPTVRGMAMSHHAHPHGGGEGRSKGGRPPVSPTGVFAKGGPTRNKRKASNKRIIRRRRSKRYGIIKVSK